In Lactuca sativa cultivar Salinas chromosome 5, Lsat_Salinas_v11, whole genome shotgun sequence, the DNA window TATGACCATATTCCACAAGAAAGTCAAGATTTGGGCTTTCTACGGAGAATGCATTCCACGCTCCAGCAAACGCGTGTGGAAGGCAGATTAAAACCTCTCTCTAAATGAATTAGGCATTTAGGCCTCTCCTCTCCAACTGCGCGCATTACGCACCCTTTTCTCTCCTTTATTTGTGGATTGAGGTTTAAATCGGTATGAATTTACGTTTATACCCTCCAACCTAATATATATTCcacaaaataatattttatttcttaTATTTCTggtaataacaaaaataaaataaaaattaccaaacctagaacacacaaacacacaaatCGGTGATCCGATCATTAAACAAAGATCAATTCACCCCCAAAACAGGTTGTAACTGCCACACGGTTTTGAAGAAAAGGTTAGAAATTTGTTGTTTTCGTTGTTTCAATTGTTTCCCTAATTTTGTTTCAATTTTACTGCTGTGTTGATTCCGTTATTTGCGTAATGATCTTTCCAAATTGTGTTCATGTAGTATACTGCATTAATCTTAATCCttcaaaattttgaattatccaGATTATCGTTTAGATTTTGGAgaattaaaaaataaactaaCTTTTTCAATTCAAATTCAAATACGCTTTTGATTTGATCGTAATTTTTGTCCTGAGATGATTGTTCTTTACTTTATTTTGTTTCCAAACACTAGTTATATTCATTTTCTCGGTTTTGTTAATTTTAAATTCCGAAGATCTGTTACGATGATTGAGCAAATGTTGAGAAATTAGGGATGTGATGTTGGCTAATTTTGTAGGTGTGGCAGGTTTCGGGTGATTTGTTCATAACTTCTAACCTAGCATGAAGTTCCAAAAGGGGAGCAAAGTGGAGGTTATGAACAAGACGGAGCTGCCTACATCTTGGTGTGTTGCTGAAATTGTTTCTGGGAATCGGCATACTTATAATCTGAGATATGATTGTTACCCGGGTGTTGAAAAGGTGTCTAGGGAGTTTATTAGGCCTTGTCCCCCTCTTTCAAACGATTTTCAGAGTTGGATAGCTGGTGATATTGTGGAAGTGTTTGATGATAATGATAATTCATGGAAAACTGCAACTGTTTGTAAAGTTACTGATCAAGGTCACTTTTCTGTAAGGCCTCATGGTTTCACCCATGAAAGAAATGTCCCAAAATCCGAAATCAGGACACGACAATCCTGGCAAGATGGACATTGGGTTCCAATTGTAAAGGTACTACTACTACTTCCCCCTTTGCTTATAATGGAAATATTACATAAAAGTAATTGTTATTGGATTATAAAGATTTCAGGAAGCTATGGAGACGTGAATGCaaaaaattgtcaagaaaacgACAATGATGTTGGATTCCAGGAGTCTCGTGTGGTAtcttccaaaaccctaaaaagagcTTCCCCCTTTTGCTCTTCTCCTGGAAATGCCAAGAAACTGAAAGAAAACAGAAGAAGACTAATTCCAAACCAATCATTGGAAAAGGTAGATGCTTTTGGCTTTGCTTGCGCAAATGAGAAAAATTTAAACGGTTTTTATGAACCAGAGAAAGAAAAATTAAACGTGTTTGATGGTTGTTCTCTTTCAAGAATACCGGAGCCTGATAATACTGATGATACTGATACTGATACTGATAACGACGAATGCTCTGTTGGTAGTTGTAGCGTTTCTAGTTATGGTCAAAATAAGTCAACAAGTCCTTGTAAAGAAACCGATAATATTCTTTCAAGTGATGCTGAATCTTTCAATACTTCAACACCAAGTTGGGCAGAAAGTATTCATAGGTTAGAGTTACACGGATATCGGTCAACTTTAGAGGCGTTATATGCTTCTGGACCTTTAAGTTGGGAAAAAGAAGCATTATTGACCAATCTTCGGATTAATCTTCATATCTCAAATGATGAACATTTGACAGAGTTAAGGCATTTAATTTCTTCGGGAGCTGGTTTTCTTGATTACCAGTGAATAAATAAAcatgtttctttctttctttctttcttttttcctttttcccACATTGTAAGAAGTGACAcaagttatatatatacatagggTAGCTTCTTCTGTTGAATCTCTACAATTGTCTATACAATTGGATTTTGTAATTAGTGACCTAATGTAACAAACTTCTACGATGAAACGAAATGTATCCACctccatcttttttttttcttcatgatTCTATtctttctactttttttttttaaattaccgTTTGTTATCCAAGATATTCTAATCTTGTTTTATAACTTGTTTTATAGCACATTTGGTTCTAGGGTGGTGTATCCTTGCAAAAGCGCAATTGCAGCCTGCAGTGTGGGAGTTTCAATTCCAATCTGGATTGGGCTTCTTGTGGGCATTGGGCTTTTATGTCTGCCACCTTGTGGGCCACTGTGTACTTGATTTCTGATTTACATCTCACAGTGTAGGCCAGCTGATGGGTTGTTAGAagagtaacttttttttttttttttttttttttttttttttttgcggatATACATGCAGGTTTTAAACAACATTGGAAGATGACAGTTTTCAACTTCCTTAGTGGGATATTCTCAACAAGACATTTACTAGTCAGAATATATAGTGTAAATGTATTAGTTGAATCTTTTGTAATTTCAGGCTAGCATTGATATTGTCATCACTTTGCTAATGGATGCAACGAGATGATTATGTTGATAATCAGATCTGGAGACAGGTAAGAAGTTTATTAGAAAACTGTTTATTGATTAATATATAACCTTAGATGCATTAACAAGAGAGTAAATGGTAGATCCAAGATATCCAACCAAAGTATATGTCACTATCTCTACTTACATCATCTCTTCTTGTTTTTGGATGTTAATtgctgtaaaaaaaaaaaaaacgttattCGGCAATGCtcgtgatgatgaagatgaatcTATCTTTAAATTCATAGAATTTTGTAAAcgatttttagaaacaaaaaatGAATAGTTGTGTAAAATTGTGAGAATGAAAGGATATTATAGGAGGCTAAAagaaattttcttttgatttCTTAATTATTACTTTTCAATGGTCTAGTTTGAGGGAGTGAGTTAGAATGGAAAACGACTCCTTTACCACGGTGGCGACACATGCAAACGCTGCTGCTGTAGGCGACACGTTGTTCCTAGTGTTGCTATGAGTACACATTATCAACCCGTAGGTAACATTGCTTGTATAATAGATGATCAAAGAAGTTATTTTCAAGAGATACACCATTTTAGAaacttttagttttcttttcatgTAAATGCGTCATacaataacaatattatttattatttaggtCAGTTTCATTCTTAGCCGATTTGGTTATCATTAGTCAGgataacaacatactttcatttccGTCCATGTTAAGCCATATATTTTCTTTGTTGTACTTGATTAGCTTTATACCGTAAATTGTGATATTTTATTACAATTTTACGATCAATTAAGTGTGATTGCTTTATCTTAAGCAAACATTAATAAATATTCATTCATGTTGCTATTTCTTTCATAGAAAATTACCTGAAGGGAGGAAGGAGTCGTAGCGGGTTAGAGGAGGAGAGGGATGAGCGGAAGGAGagtaagagagaaagagaggggtgTTGCAGTTTGAGGAACTTGTTGGAGGTTGAAATCAAAGAAGGAATTTGGGGAAGATGTGTTCCGTTGCATCCGGCTTGGGCGGGTTGGACTACTTTCACCTTGGGTTCGAAGGGAAGAGAGAAACGATTCCATCCTCCCTAATTAAAATTTGGGTTAGTTTAAAATATGTTGCTACATGTAGATTTGGTCTTTTCATGCAAATAGTACCAAACCTTTTAGGATATAGATGACCACACCAATAAATCACACAAGAGGAGTTAGATGTTGAAAAAGATAAGTATAGAAATAGGAAGAGTTGGTAATTAATCACAATATGGGAGTTTGATGTAGATAAAGATCAACATGCTAGTAGGAGGAGTTTGCAAGACTCTGTGCTAAATAAGGTTAGAAAGAGGAAAGACATCAATGGATGAAACTCTATTAGGAAAGCCCTTTACACGTTCTTTTGGTTTGCTAACATGTTGTAACATTCTATGATTTCTATTGGATTAGTTTTGGAATAATGTAACAACCAAAAAAATcataggtaaaaatttcattttttttaattaaaatcaaACACCATTGTAAGTTTGTTCTAAACATTGAAAAATATTTCAAGTAACACAATTATCAGAGTCCaatcccaaagatcacatattgcggaaaacacgCGTGTATGTGCTGTGATCGTCCCgagctctttcatttgaaaactggagtacctgaaacataaactgaaaaccgtaagcacaaagtttagtgagttcacccagatacctcataccatacataactaAACGCATAACGGACCACGGTGGCGAGACCTGCAAACGCTTCTTCTTCAGGTGACACGTTCCTAATGTTGCAATGAGTACACATTATCAACCCGTAGTTAACATTGCTTGTATAATAGATGATCAAAGAAGTTCTTTTTAAGAGATACACCATTTTAGAAACATTTAGTTCTTTTTTCATGATAAATGCATCATACAATAGCAATATTATTTAGGTCAATTTCAAACTTAGCCGATTTGGTTTTCATTAGTCATgataacaacatactttcatttccGTCCATGTTAAGCcatatatttttttgttgtaCTTGATTAGCTTTATACTGTAAATTGtgatattttattataattttatgattaattaagtGTAATGGCTTTATCTTAagcaaaaattaataaatatgcaTTCATGTTGCTATGTTTTCATAGAAAATTACCTTAAGGGAGGAAGGAGTCGTAGCGGGTTAGAGGATGGGAGGGATGAGTGGAAGGAGagtaagagagaaagagaggggtgTTGCAGTTTGAGGAACACGTTGAAGGTTGAAATCAAAGAAGGAATTTGGGGAAGATGTGTTCCGAGGCATCCGACTTGGGCGGGTTGGACTACTTTCACCTTAGGTTTGACGGCTTCGAAGGGAAGAGAGAAACGATTCCATCCTCCCTGATTAAAATTTGGGTTGGTTTAAAATATGTTGCTACATGTAGATTTGGTCTTTTCATGCAAATAGTACCAAACCTTTTAGGATATGGAAGACCACACCAATAAATCACTCAAGAGGAGTTAGATGTTGAAAAAGATAAGTATAGAAATAGGAAGACTTGGTAATTAATCACAATATGGGAGTTGGATGTTGATAAAGATTAACATGCTAGTAGGAGGAGTTTGCAAGACTTTGTGCTAAATAAGGTTAGATAGAGGAAATACATCAATGAGTGAAACTCTATTTGGAAATCCCTTTACATGCTCTTTTGGTTTGCTAACATGTTGTAGcattctatgatttcttttggaTTCGTTTTggaataatgtaacaacccaaaaatccaaggtaaaaatttcatttttttattataatcaaaCACCATTGTAACTTTGTTCTAAACATTGAAAAGCATTTCAATTAACACAATTATCAGAGTCCAACAAGATTCATAACTACGGCCCAAGCGTAAATCCAAAAAGATCCAAAACCACGAAATCCataaaagcccactaatggcctaattttcaaaATTAGGCCCAATCCCATACGAACCTTATCCTAAGCCCACATTTCCAATTCATATTGCTTTAAACACCCCTTGGGACAAACTTGATCAAAGACATAAGTCAAAAGTTAAAGTCAACGGATTgagttgacctaactcgtcgagttcctctgacAACCGCAAAGTCGGGAAGAAActagtccaactcgtcgagttgacccacACCAAATCAGAATCGGGGAAAAccaaaacaactcgtcgagttggccatctaactcgccgagttctcccaAGACCAaacagcttaatccattaagccgacATAATCAAAACTAACAACTTCTCCCTCTCAGATCTTAACTGAAATGGCTTTAAGAAgggtaaagcttccaactttacccctaagaaccaccaaaatggtttcaaaacccaaacctaaaCTTAAAAGGGTAAGGAATTAATCATTAAGTACTTATTCCATAAAGACACAACTCCAAGATGCATATCTGACCATAAGAGGCTAGATGGCCATGTAAAGTTTCTGACTTTACACTTATTCATGATTAGAAGAAGCTTAAAAgcttaaaagagaaaaaaaggacttaatgaatgcatgaaacCCTTAGGGCcataaatttggcacctttatgccaaaagagctcaaGAGGACCATAGATCTGTAAGAATAGCACTCGGGACGTCCTTTAATCCCACCAATCACCCAAACATGGCTAAAAACATCAAAACTTAACCCAAAAAGAGATCTAATCAAATATT includes these proteins:
- the LOC111908031 gene encoding uncharacterized protein LOC111908031 isoform X2; this translates as MKFQKGSKVEVMNKTELPTSWCVAEIVSGNRHTYNLRYDCYPGVEKVSREFIRPCPPLSNDFQSWIAGDIVEVFDDNDNSWKTATVCKVTDQGHFSVRPHGFTHERNVPKSEIRTRQSWQDGHWVPIVKISGSYGDVNAKNCQENDNDVGFQESRVVSSKTLKRASPFCSSPGNAKKLKENRRRLIPNQSLEKASIDIVITLLMDATR
- the LOC111908031 gene encoding uncharacterized protein LOC111908031 isoform X1, translating into MKFQKGSKVEVMNKTELPTSWCVAEIVSGNRHTYNLRYDCYPGVEKVSREFIRPCPPLSNDFQSWIAGDIVEVFDDNDNSWKTATVCKVTDQGHFSVRPHGFTHERNVPKSEIRTRQSWQDGHWVPIVKISGSYGDVNAKNCQENDNDVGFQESRVVSSKTLKRASPFCSSPGNAKKLKENRRRLIPNQSLEKVDAFGFACANEKNLNGFYEPEKEKLNVFDGCSLSRIPEPDNTDDTDTDTDNDECSVGSCSVSSYGQNKSTSPCKETDNILSSDAESFNTSTPSWAESIHRLELHGYRSTLEALYASGPLSWEKEALLTNLRINLHISNDEHLTELRHLISSGAGFLDYQ